The Cystobacter fuscus DSM 2262 region GCTCCTTCCATTTGGCGAAGTAGCTGCCGTACTCGAGATAGGTGAAGGTGATGCCCGCTTCGGTGAGGGCCTGGCGCACCTTCTTGACGAAGGGATTCTGCGCCATGCCCACCACCACCACGGGCTCGCGCTCCACGGTGGTGCGGACCTGATCGACGATGTCCCGGTGGAAGCCGGCCATCGCCTCGGCCGCGGCGGGAGTGCGTTTGTCGTCGGAGAGAAGAGAACGGGGAGTGGTCATGGGACGCGCACCTTAAGCGGGTCCTTACCCGGACGTCGAGTGAAGCGATTCCCCGACTCCCTCTCTGGAGGAGGAAGGCGACCACTTCGAGACCTGACGGGGCACCGTCCGTCATGGGTTCAGTGACTTCTCCGCCCGGAGCCGCTCGACCGCGAAGTCGACGAAGGCACGCACCCGCGCATTGGCACGCCGCCCCTCGGGGTACACGACGTGGATGGGAATGGGCGGAGGCTCGAAGTCCTCGAGCACGATTTGAAGCTGTCCCGCGCGCAGCTCCGGGGCGACTTGATAGGAGAGCACCCGGGTCAGCCCCCGCCCGGCCACCGCCGCGGCGATGGTCACCTCGGCCGTGTTGACGATCAGCCTCGTGGGCGGGCTGACCGTCTGACCCCTCGCTCCCGACGCGAACGACCAGGCCGGCGGGGCGGTGGTGGACGAGAACGTGAACGTGTCGAAGCGTGACAGCTCGGCCGGGGTCCGGGGACTCCCGTGCTCGGCCAGATAGTGGGGGGCTGCACAGACGACGCGCCTCACCGAGCCCACCCGCACCGCGCTCAGCGACGAGTCCGTCAGATGGGCGATCCGGATGGCGACGTCGAGCCCCTCGTCCACGAGGTCGACGACGCGATCCACGAGCAGCGTCCGTGCCACGACGTGCGGATGCCGGTCCAGGAAGTCGAGCAGGATGGGCGCGACGAACATCCGCCCGAACATCACGGAGGCCGTCACCCCGAGCTGCCCTCGTGGCTCGGTATGGGCGCCCGCCGCCGAGGCCTCGGCCTCCTCGAGTTCTCCGAGGATGCGCTTGCAGTCGGCGAGGAACCGGGTGCCCGCCTCCGTCAGGCGCACGATGCGCGTCGTGCGATGAAGGAGCCGGGTACCGATGCGCTCCTCGAGTGCCGCGATGGCCCGGGTCACCGCTGGCGGCGACATCGTCAGCCGCCGGGCCGCGGGCGCGAAGCCCGCTTCTTCCGCCACCGTGACGAACACCCGCAGGGTCTCGAGACGATCCATACCATCATTCCGAGATATGGAATGGTGCATTGTCAAGAACGCTCATTCCGTATCGGGGGCGCAACACGCATCTTTCTCATCCGAAAGCGAGGCCCCTCGTTCATGAGCCAGCCCACCCGTCCCATCCGTCTCTATCGCCATGCCCTGTCCGGCCACTCGCACAGGGTCGAGCTGTTCCTGTCCCTGCTGAAGCTCCCGTTCGAACTCGTCGACATCGACCTCGCCAGCGGAGAGCACAAGAGTCCTGCCTTCCTGGCCCGGAACCCGTTTGGTCAGCTACCGGTGCTCGAGGACGGAGAGGTGACGCTGGCCGACAGCAACGCCATCCTCGTCTATCTCGCGACGCGGTATGACCCGTCGGGGCGCTGGCTCCCGCGCGAGCCGGTCGCGGCGGCGCGGGTGCAACAGTGGCTCTCGGTGGCGGCGGGGCCGCTCGCCTCCGGTCCCGCGGCGGCGCGCCTGGTCACCGTGTTCGGCAGGGCGCTCGACGCCGAGCGCGCGAAGGCGATCGCCTCCGGGCTCTACGGGGTGCTCGACCCGTATCTGACCACCCGGAGCTTCCTCGCCGGGGAGGCGCCGACCCTCGCCGACGTGGCGCTCTATTCGTATACGGCCCACGCTCCCGAGGGCGGCGTGTCGCTCGAGCCTTACGGCAACATCCGGGCGTGGCTCGCTCGCATCGAGGCGTTGCCCGGCTTCGTGCCGATGCGGCGGACGTCGACCCGGTACGCGGCCTGAGCCATCGAGGGAGCGCCAGCCATGCCGCCGAATGATTCAAACGCCCCCGGTGCACCCCCGTCGGGGTGGTCTCTCGAACAGTCGCCGTTCCATGCCGGTGAGCAGGCCGTGCAGGAGCGGATGGGGATGCGCGGACGCCTCGAGCAGACGGGGCGCAAGGTCATCCGCTCCTTCATGCCGGAGCAGCACCGCGAGTTGTTCCGCAAACTGCCCTTCCTGCTCGTGGGCAGCCTGGATGCCGAGCGGCGTCCGTGGGCCTCCATCCTCGTGGGGCAACCGGGCTTCGTGAGCTCGCCGGACCCCGGGACACTCGTGGTCTCCGCTCGCCCCGGCTTCGCAGATGCCCTGGGCCAGAACCTCGTCCTGGGCGCGCCCCTGGGTCTTCTCGGCATCCAGCTCGAGACACGCCGCCGCAACCGGATGAATGGCACGGTGGTGGAGTTCGGCGAGGGCCGGTTCGCCGTCCGGGTCGGGCAGAGCTTCGGTAACTGCCCGCGGTACATCCAGGCTCGGGAGCCTGTCTTCGTGGCCGAGCCCTCTCGTGTCACCGAGCCGAGGCCGGTGCGCGAGGAAGGCCCGCTGCTGTCGGGTGCCAGTGTCCGGCTCATCGAGTGCGCGGATACCTTCTTCATCGCGTCGGCGTCCCCGGCGGCACGTGGGGATGATCCGGTCGAAGGTGTCGACGTCTCGCATCGCGGAGGCAGGCCCGGCTTCGTGCGTGTGACGGAGGAGGGGGGCCGTACCGTGCTGACGGCTCCGGACTTCAGTGGCAACCTTTATTTCAACACGCTGGGCAATCTGGCCCTCCA contains the following coding sequences:
- a CDS encoding glutaredoxin domain-containing protein yields the protein MTTPRSLLSDDKRTPAAAEAMAGFHRDIVDQVRTTVEREPVVVVGMAQNPFVKKVRQALTEAGITFTYLEYGSYFAKWKERLAIKMWSGWPTFPQVYVRGVLIGGHDDTIKALGDGSLRERLGPKA
- a CDS encoding LysR family transcriptional regulator translates to MDRLETLRVFVTVAEEAGFAPAARRLTMSPPAVTRAIAALEERIGTRLLHRTTRIVRLTEAGTRFLADCKRILGELEEAEASAAGAHTEPRGQLGVTASVMFGRMFVAPILLDFLDRHPHVVARTLLVDRVVDLVDEGLDVAIRIAHLTDSSLSAVRVGSVRRVVCAAPHYLAEHGSPRTPAELSRFDTFTFSSTTAPPAWSFASGARGQTVSPPTRLIVNTAEVTIAAAVAGRGLTRVLSYQVAPELRAGQLQIVLEDFEPPPIPIHVVYPEGRRANARVRAFVDFAVERLRAEKSLNP
- a CDS encoding glutathione S-transferase family protein, whose translation is MSQPTRPIRLYRHALSGHSHRVELFLSLLKLPFELVDIDLASGEHKSPAFLARNPFGQLPVLEDGEVTLADSNAILVYLATRYDPSGRWLPREPVAAARVQQWLSVAAGPLASGPAAARLVTVFGRALDAERAKAIASGLYGVLDPYLTTRSFLAGEAPTLADVALYSYTAHAPEGGVSLEPYGNIRAWLARIEALPGFVPMRRTSTRYAA
- a CDS encoding pyridoxamine 5'-phosphate oxidase family protein — its product is MRGRLEQTGRKVIRSFMPEQHRELFRKLPFLLVGSLDAERRPWASILVGQPGFVSSPDPGTLVVSARPGFADALGQNLVLGAPLGLLGIQLETRRRNRMNGTVVEFGEGRFAVRVGQSFGNCPRYIQAREPVFVAEPSRVTEPRPVREEGPLLSGASVRLIECADTFFIASASPAARGDDPVEGVDVSHRGGRPGFVRVTEEGGRTVLTAPDFSGNLYFNTLGNLALHPRAGLLFVDFSSGGLLSLTGESEIVWEGPEVEAFTGAERLVRFRVTEGMWIENGVPLRWSAPQPG